One Paraburkholderia agricolaris genomic region harbors:
- a CDS encoding IclR family transcriptional regulator: MATQKARIQEASEGPTVLESVGIVFRLLDELSSARRPMGVTELAQIVEEPKPRVYRHLASLRQLGVVEQDPISEKYRLGARLVIYGAAASEQFDLRTLADPYLTQIRDATGQTALLSVATNDTALVVATVESKANVCISVKPGNRVQPYCSAQGRIVLAFADEASQQRVMRRKMLPLTQNTMTDPVELAARLKLIRARLYDDADGEVTFGINALCCPIFGMNNVVLGTIGIVGSSGEVVSPPDPTMLQHVQTAAAALSARMNGDAYEHTLAAHRKKGNKPKA, translated from the coding sequence ATGGCAACACAGAAGGCACGCATTCAGGAAGCAAGTGAAGGTCCGACCGTGCTGGAATCGGTCGGGATCGTATTCAGGCTGCTCGACGAGCTATCGTCGGCGCGCCGGCCAATGGGGGTTACCGAGCTCGCGCAGATCGTCGAGGAGCCGAAACCGCGCGTGTACCGGCATCTCGCTTCGCTGCGCCAGCTCGGCGTGGTGGAGCAGGATCCGATCAGCGAGAAATACCGCCTCGGCGCGCGGCTTGTGATTTACGGCGCGGCGGCCAGCGAGCAGTTCGACTTGCGCACGCTCGCCGATCCGTATCTCACGCAGATTCGCGACGCGACGGGTCAGACCGCCCTGCTTTCGGTCGCGACGAACGATACGGCGTTGGTCGTTGCGACGGTCGAGTCGAAGGCGAATGTGTGCATCTCGGTGAAACCCGGCAATCGCGTGCAGCCGTATTGCTCGGCGCAAGGCCGCATCGTGCTCGCGTTCGCCGACGAAGCGAGCCAGCAGCGTGTGATGCGCCGCAAGATGCTGCCGCTTACGCAGAACACTATGACCGACCCCGTCGAACTCGCCGCGCGCCTGAAACTGATACGCGCGCGTCTTTACGACGACGCAGATGGCGAAGTCACGTTCGGCATCAACGCGCTGTGCTGCCCGATCTTCGGCATGAACAACGTGGTGCTGGGAACGATCGGCATCGTCGGATCGAGTGGCGAGGTCGTCTCGCCGCCGGACCCGACGATGCTCCAGCATGTCCAGACCGCCGCCGCGGCGCTCAGCGCACGCATGAACGGCGATGCGTACGAACACACGCTCGCGGCGCATCGCAAGAAAGGGAACAAACCCAAAGCATGA